In the genome of Tropicibacter oceani, one region contains:
- the arsC gene encoding arsenate reductase (glutaredoxin) (This arsenate reductase requires both glutathione and glutaredoxin to convert arsenate to arsenite, after which the efflux transporter formed by ArsA and ArsB can extrude the arsenite from the cell, providing resistance.), with protein sequence MILWHNPRCSKSRAALALLQEQGVTVEIRKYLDDAPSLDDLKAAQRALGLSAIAMMRPQEPDFKAMGLSKTDDDATLLRAMAQTPKLIERPIAFTGGKAVIGRPPERVLDLL encoded by the coding sequence ATGATCCTGTGGCACAATCCCCGCTGTTCGAAATCACGGGCCGCACTTGCCCTGTTGCAGGAACAAGGTGTCACGGTCGAGATCCGCAAGTATCTTGACGATGCCCCGTCGCTGGACGACCTCAAGGCCGCGCAAAGGGCGCTGGGCCTGTCCGCAATCGCCATGATGCGCCCGCAAGAACCGGATTTCAAAGCCATGGGCCTGTCGAAAACCGACGACGATGCCACGCTGCTGCGCGCCATGGCACAAACCCCGAAACTGATCGAACGCCCCATCGCCTTTACCGGGGGCAAGGCGGTGATCGGACGCCCACCGGAACGGGTGCTGGACCTGCTCTAA
- the rpsA gene encoding 30S ribosomal protein S1, which translates to MANATMEEFEALLNESLEMDTPDEGTVVKGKVIAIEAGQAIIDVGYKMEGRVDLKEFAEPGEAPKVAVGDEVEVYLRAAENARGEAVISREMARREEAWDRLEKAYADDARVEGAIFGRVKGGFTVDLGGAVAFLPGSQVDVRPVRDAGPLMGLKQPFQILKMDRRRGNIVVSRRAILEESRAEQRAEVIANLTEGQAVDGVVKNITEYGAFVDLGGVDGLLHVTDMAWRRVNHPSEILTIGETVKVQVIKINKDTHRISLGMKQLQEDPWDLVGAKYPLASVHKGRVTNITDYGAFVELEPGVEGLVHVSEMSWTKKNVHPGKIVSTSQEVDVMVLEIDGAKRRVSLGLKQTQRNPWEVFAETHPEGTQVEGEVKNITEFGLFIGLEGEIDGMVHLSDLSWDQRGEEAIQEYRKGDIVQAVVSEVDVEKERISLSIKALGGDKFADAVGGTKRGSIVTVEVTAIEDGGIEVEYEGMKSFIRRSDLSRDRAEQRPERFSVGDKVDVRVTNIDSKTRRLGLSIKAREIAEEKEAVEQYGSSASGASLGDILGAALKSGDE; encoded by the coding sequence ATGGCAAATGCAACAATGGAAGAATTCGAAGCACTCCTGAACGAGAGCCTCGAAATGGACACCCCCGATGAGGGGACTGTCGTCAAAGGCAAGGTCATCGCGATCGAAGCGGGCCAGGCCATCATCGACGTCGGCTACAAGATGGAAGGCCGCGTTGATCTGAAAGAATTCGCAGAACCCGGTGAAGCTCCCAAGGTCGCAGTCGGCGACGAAGTGGAAGTGTACCTGCGCGCGGCTGAAAACGCCCGCGGCGAAGCTGTCATCTCGCGCGAGATGGCCCGCCGTGAAGAAGCCTGGGACCGCCTGGAAAAAGCATACGCAGACGACGCCCGCGTCGAAGGCGCGATCTTTGGCCGTGTCAAAGGCGGCTTTACCGTCGACCTCGGCGGTGCCGTTGCCTTCCTGCCCGGATCGCAAGTTGACGTGCGCCCCGTGCGCGACGCCGGCCCGCTCATGGGTCTCAAGCAGCCGTTCCAGATCCTCAAGATGGACCGTCGCCGTGGCAACATCGTTGTTTCGCGCCGTGCAATCCTTGAAGAATCGCGTGCCGAACAGCGTGCCGAAGTCATCGCCAACCTGACCGAAGGTCAGGCCGTTGACGGTGTGGTCAAGAACATCACCGAGTACGGCGCATTCGTCGACCTTGGCGGCGTCGATGGCCTGCTGCACGTGACCGACATGGCATGGCGCCGTGTGAACCACCCCTCCGAGATCCTCACGATCGGCGAGACGGTCAAGGTTCAGGTCATCAAGATCAACAAGGACACCCACCGTATCAGCCTGGGCATGAAGCAGCTGCAGGAAGATCCGTGGGATCTGGTTGGCGCCAAGTACCCGCTGGCTTCGGTCCACAAGGGTCGCGTCACCAACATCACCGATTACGGTGCCTTTGTTGAGCTCGAGCCCGGTGTCGAAGGTCTGGTCCACGTGTCCGAAATGTCCTGGACCAAGAAGAACGTGCACCCCGGCAAGATCGTTTCGACCAGCCAGGAAGTCGACGTCATGGTTCTGGAAATCGACGGCGCCAAGCGTCGCGTTTCCCTGGGCCTCAAGCAGACCCAGCGCAACCCGTGGGAAGTGTTTGCAGAAACCCACCCCGAGGGCACGCAGGTCGAAGGCGAAGTCAAGAACATCACCGAATTCGGTCTGTTCATCGGCCTCGAAGGCGAGATCGACGGCATGGTTCACCTTTCGGACCTGTCCTGGGATCAGCGCGGCGAAGAAGCCATCCAGGAATACCGCAAGGGCGACATCGTCCAGGCCGTGGTTTCCGAAGTCGACGTCGAGAAAGAGCGTATCTCGCTCTCGATCAAGGCTCTGGGTGGCGACAAGTTCGCTGACGCCGTTGGCGGCACCAAGCGCGGCTCGATCGTGACTGTCGAAGTCACCGCGATCGAAGACGGCGGCATCGAAGTGGAATACGAAGGCATGAAGTCCTTCATCCGCCGCTCCGATCTGTCGCGTGACCGCGCCGAGCAGCGCCCCGAGCGTTTCTCGGTCGGTGACAAGGTCGACGTGCGCGTCACCAACATCGACAGCAAGACCCGTCGTCTGGGCCTGTCGATCAAGGCACGCGAAATCGCAGAAGAGAAAGAGGCCGTCGAACAGTATGGCTCTTCCGCTTCGGGCGCATCGCTGGGCGACATCCTTGGCGCAGCCCTCAAGAGCGGCGACGAGTAA
- a CDS encoding LapA family protein, which yields MRYIRYAFLAALAIVLVTLALANRESVVLNTLPEGLRGFPGAGLVDFSVQMPLFLVIFGGILAGLMIGFVWEWFREHKHRAEATRKQGEVRKLERELKKTQAERDKDKDEVLALLDQAS from the coding sequence ATGCGTTACATTCGCTATGCCTTTCTTGCGGCACTGGCCATCGTTCTGGTGACCTTGGCGCTGGCCAACCGGGAATCGGTTGTGTTGAACACCTTGCCCGAGGGCCTGCGCGGCTTTCCGGGGGCGGGGCTGGTTGATTTCTCGGTCCAGATGCCGCTGTTCCTGGTGATTTTCGGCGGCATCCTGGCCGGTCTGATGATCGGGTTCGTCTGGGAATGGTTCCGCGAGCACAAGCATCGCGCCGAAGCCACCCGCAAACAGGGCGAGGTTCGCAAGCTGGAGCGTGAGTTGAAAAAGACCCAGGCCGAGCGTGACAAGGACAAGGACGAGGTTCTTGCCCTGCTGGATCAGGCAAGCTGA
- a CDS encoding phosphoribosylanthranilate isomerase, with amino-acid sequence MQDIRVKICGLTCAADVEVVAAAGAAYGGFVFFPKSPRNVTPAVARELAVLAPVGLAKVALVVDASDALLDEITAQVPLDMLQLHGKESPERVAEIRTRYGLPVMKAVGVADEEDLPMLGVYAQVADQLLIDAKPPRNADLPGGNGLAFDWRLVAGKRWAKPWMLAGGLTPDNVATAIAMTGARQVDVSSGVESAPGVKDAARIAAFVTAAKGARVVPKL; translated from the coding sequence GTGCAGGATATCCGTGTGAAGATTTGCGGGCTGACCTGCGCCGCCGATGTCGAGGTCGTGGCTGCGGCGGGCGCCGCCTATGGTGGTTTCGTGTTTTTCCCCAAAAGCCCGCGGAACGTGACGCCTGCGGTGGCGCGTGAGTTGGCGGTGCTGGCGCCTGTGGGGCTGGCCAAGGTGGCGCTGGTGGTGGATGCGTCGGATGCGCTTTTGGACGAGATCACCGCGCAGGTGCCTTTGGACATGTTGCAGTTGCACGGCAAGGAAAGCCCCGAGCGGGTGGCCGAGATCCGCACGCGCTATGGTCTGCCGGTGATGAAGGCGGTGGGTGTGGCGGACGAAGAGGATCTGCCGATGCTGGGCGTCTATGCACAGGTGGCCGACCAGTTGTTGATCGATGCCAAGCCGCCGCGCAATGCCGATTTGCCGGGGGGCAACGGGTTGGCCTTTGACTGGCGATTGGTGGCGGGCAAGCGTTGGGCCAAGCCCTGGATGCTGGCCGGGGGCCTGACCCCTGACAATGTGGCTACGGCGATTGCCATGACCGGGGCGCGTCAGGTTGACGTGTCCTCGGGGGTGGAAAGCGCGCCGGGGGTGAAGGACGCCGCCAGGATCGCCGCATTCGTGACAGCGGCCAAGGGCGCGCGGGTCGTGCCCAAGCTTTAG
- the ihfB gene encoding integration host factor subunit beta, with the protein MIRSELIQKIADDNPHLYQRDVERIVNTIFEEITNAMARGDRVELRGFGAFSVKKRDARVGRNPRTGDSVEVEEKHVPFFKTGKLLRDRLNGK; encoded by the coding sequence ATGATCAGGTCTGAATTGATCCAGAAGATTGCCGACGACAACCCGCATCTGTACCAGCGGGACGTAGAGCGCATCGTCAACACGATCTTCGAGGAAATCACCAATGCCATGGCCCGGGGTGACCGGGTCGAATTGCGGGGCTTCGGGGCCTTCTCGGTCAAGAAGCGTGACGCGCGGGTTGGCCGCAATCCCCGGACCGGGGATTCGGTCGAGGTCGAAGAAAAACACGTACCGTTCTTCAAGACCGGAAAACTGCTGCGCGACCGTCTGAACGGAAAGTAA
- a CDS encoding DUF952 domain-containing protein encodes MLIYKILRAEEWAALQSRGETAGAPIDIADGYVHFSTDQQARETAAKHFAGVEGLQLLAFDTDTLGDDITWEPSRGGQLFPHLYAPLRYAQVVWSRPLPLGPGGHDFPEGFA; translated from the coding sequence ATGCTGATTTACAAGATCCTTCGCGCCGAGGAATGGGCGGCTTTGCAATCCCGCGGGGAAACCGCCGGAGCGCCAATCGACATCGCCGATGGCTATGTGCATTTTTCCACCGACCAGCAGGCGCGCGAAACCGCGGCCAAGCATTTCGCCGGGGTCGAGGGGCTGCAGCTGCTGGCCTTTGACACCGACACGCTGGGCGATGACATCACGTGGGAGCCGTCGCGCGGCGGCCAGTTGTTCCCGCACCTCTACGCCCCCTTGCGGTATGCGCAGGTGGTCTGGTCGCGGCCCCTGCCGCTGGGCCCCGGTGGCCACGACTTCCCGGAAGGCTTTGCATGA
- a CDS encoding quinone-dependent dihydroorotate dehydrogenase, translating to MRLIEQAGLKLLRGCDPERAHGLALTALRAGLAPAPGVVTSDRLRCSVAGLDLPNPIGLAAGFDKNATALAGLSRAGFGFVEVGAATPRPQPGNPKPRLFRLREDQAAINRFGFNNDGMQAIGARLAQRPRGMVLGLNLGANKDSDDRAADFARVLTHCGAHIDFATVNVSSPNTERLRDLQGKEALSALLAGVMQARAALARPVPVFLKIAPDLDEQGLADVAEVALSSGVAGVIATNTTLSRDGLTSRHAGEMGGLSGQPLFEKSTRTLARLSQLTDGALPLIGVGGVGSAQQAYDKIRAGASAVQLYTALVYGGLSLVQDIATGLDALLARDGFANVAQAVGTGRKDWT from the coding sequence ATGAGACTGATCGAACAGGCGGGGCTGAAGCTGCTGCGCGGCTGCGACCCCGAGCGCGCCCATGGGCTGGCCCTGACCGCCCTGCGTGCCGGGCTGGCCCCGGCGCCGGGTGTCGTTACCTCTGACCGGCTCCGCTGCTCGGTTGCCGGGCTGGACCTGCCCAACCCTATCGGCCTTGCCGCCGGGTTCGACAAGAACGCCACGGCGCTGGCAGGCCTGTCCCGCGCCGGTTTCGGCTTTGTCGAGGTTGGCGCCGCAACGCCGCGCCCGCAACCCGGCAACCCCAAACCGCGCCTGTTCCGGCTGCGCGAAGATCAGGCGGCGATCAACCGCTTTGGTTTCAACAACGACGGCATGCAGGCCATCGGCGCGCGTCTGGCGCAGCGCCCGCGCGGCATGGTCCTGGGCCTTAACCTGGGCGCCAACAAGGACAGCGATGACCGCGCCGCCGATTTTGCCCGCGTGCTGACCCATTGCGGCGCGCATATCGATTTCGCCACGGTCAATGTGAGTTCGCCCAACACCGAACGCCTGCGGGATCTGCAAGGGAAAGAGGCGCTTTCCGCCCTGCTTGCCGGCGTCATGCAGGCGCGCGCCGCGCTGGCCCGCCCCGTCCCCGTTTTCCTGAAAATCGCCCCCGATCTGGACGAACAGGGCCTTGCCGACGTGGCCGAGGTCGCCCTGTCCTCGGGCGTTGCGGGCGTGATCGCCACCAACACCACCCTGTCGCGCGACGGACTGACATCCCGTCATGCGGGCGAAATGGGTGGCCTGTCGGGCCAGCCCCTGTTCGAAAAATCCACCCGTACGCTCGCTCGCCTGTCACAGTTGACCGATGGCGCCCTGCCCCTGATCGGCGTTGGCGGCGTCGGCTCGGCCCAGCAAGCCTACGACAAGATCCGCGCCGGAGCCTCGGCCGTGCAGCTCTATACGGCGCTGGTCTATGGCGGCCTCAGCCTTGTGCAGGACATCGCCACCGGTCTTGACGCCCTGCTGGCCCGCGACGGCTTTGCCAATGTGGCGCAGGCCGTCGGCACCGGACGAAAGGACTGGACATGA